One Hermetia illucens chromosome 4, iHerIll2.2.curated.20191125, whole genome shotgun sequence DNA segment encodes these proteins:
- the LOC119653367 gene encoding uncharacterized protein LOC119653367 has translation MDLQEVITELSRTEEIRTVLYFLNDAEEETDQIILKDLNPLIGTIPKLILKDASQGMTIKDDFNEDTLSLVFASNWTNGTIMETVKGTLKGSVMSKVIFNFCIEDVSEEILEEMFTWLWYHRMFKSLVIWNNHTFTFNPYPDISIAEVTSARSLSSVFSKKVVNFERSSIKVILNLGAASFIKYVDRKGNLQYGGPFLKTILTFIEKRNGTFSEYNRKFSDITELRTALARREVDIMSVMVMGYGTNDELTYPVLFDSSCIMFPYQKEVPRAYYLMLPFQKSSWILVVSGILVLFIFVIVSESLNGRKFSSLFQETLFLVLRMVIQQIDFKDGPLAGRLLIHILGVVHFMLLSSLYQSGLSSFYTKSVAGTQIDTAEDLFRTQYRILIKPQTLYFLRLQSGFGHNVLERFLPTIDPLSGNLNKVNMKFGYFIGTEYLAIFNEIERQYSKRYFHNSKMCLFQTPICIMIQKDYPFKEEFNEVILRLTASGFIDKWQKGVFYENKEAGYINMTLTTESLLRPLVFDELYAIWIIYTIGVFVSITVLAAEILWKLIRTSSCLNLNQF, from the coding sequence ATGGACCTTCAAGAAGTTATTACAGAACTGAGTAGAACAGAAGAGATCCGGACAGTTTTGTACTTTCTCAATGATGCCGAGGAAGAAACAGACCAGATTATTCTGAAGGATTTAAACCCTCTTATTGGGACCATTCCGAAACTTATACTCAAAGATGCTTCACAGGGAATGACTATAAAGGATGATTTCAACGAAGATACTTTGTCCCTAGTTTTTGCCTCAAATTGGACCAACGGAACTATCATGGAAACTGTCAAAGGAACTCTAAAAGGGAGTGTTATGTCGAAAGTCATCTTTAACTTCTGCATAGAGGATGTTTCTGAGGAGATTCTGGAAGAGATGTTCACCTGGTTGTGGTACCATCGGATGTTTAAGAGTCTCGTCATTTGGAACAATCACACGTTCACGTTCAATCCGTATCCTGACATAAGCATTGCAGAGGTCACATCAGCAAGATCGCTTAGTTCCGTTTTCTCAAAGAAAGTAGTCAACTTTGAGAGGAGTTCCATCAAGGTCATCCTCAATTTGGGCGCAGCATCCTTCATCAAATATGTAGATCGTAAAGGAAACTTGCAATACGGCGGTCCCTTTCTAAAAACCATCCTCACATTTATTGAAAAGCGAAATGGAACTTTCTCTGAATATAATCGGAAATTTAGTGACATTACAGAATTAAGAACTGCTCTTGCTCGGAGAGAGGTCGATATAATGTCAGTCATGGTGATGGGGTATGGGACCAATGACGAATTGACATATCCTGTATTGTTCGATTCATCGTGTATCATGTTCCCGTATCAAAAGGAAGTTCCCAGAGCATACTATCTAATGTTGCCGTTTCAAAAATCAAGTTGGATCCTAGTTGTCAGTGGAATATTGGTTTTATTCATATTTGTGATAGTTTCGGAATCCCTGAATGGCAGAAAATTCAGTTCCTTATTTCAGGAAACGTTATTCCTGGTCTTGCGGATGGTCATCCAGCAGATAGATTTCAAAGATGGGCCGCTCGCGGGCCGCCTGCTAATTCATATTCTGGGAGTCGTCCACTTTATGCTTCTGTCAAGCCTTTATCAAAGCGGCTTGAGCAGCTTCTACACCAAATCGGTCGCCGGCACGCAAATCGACACTGCCGAGGATCTATTCAGAACCCAGTATCGAATATTGATTAAACCTCAGACACTGTATTTTCTCCGCCTTCAAAGTGGTTTTGGCCATAATGTCCTGGAACGTTTCTTACCAACTATTGACCCGCTATCTGGCAATCTCAATAAAGTGAATATGAAGTTTGGTTATTTTATAGGAACAGAATATTTGGCCATTTTCAATGAGATAGAGAGACAATACTCAAAAAGATACTTTCATAACAGCAAAATGTGCTTATTTCAGACACCCATTTGTATCATGATCCAAAAGGACTACCCATTCAAGGAAGAATTTAATGAAGTGATACTTCGGCTAACTGCCAGCGGCTTCATTGATAAGTGGCAAAAGGGAGTTTTctacgaaaacaaggaagcagGATATATAAATATGACCCTGACAACTGAAAGCCTCTTGAGACCTTTGGTATTTGACGAACTCTATGCAATTTGGATTATTTATACAATAGGTGTCTTTGTAAGCATTACTGTCTTAGCCGCAGAGATATTGTGGAAGTTAATAAGAACCTCGTCATGCTTAaatttaaatcaattttaa
- the LOC119653366 gene encoding uncharacterized protein LOC119653366: MKLNGFSSLATSLLLLEVTAVSALKLEDILVELNEIQQFRTILYYSVPDNISPIVDNIPKLVVDHTFENVSLKSQLSSNLLSLVFITPANKEAVLEALRRILRRNLLSPIVFHFIADTLSKDDLDKFVAQLREERMFNSLVLTNNRLYTFNLYPRTAIREVTPTESIRLALTEKLSNLHGTEVRVVRITDISTSVQYLDKDGNLQYGGIFMKTILAFIKKYNGTFVDHIANPPEFSFIEDSLDNGEFDIFTMMGLGYGGEEVMTYPLPVLATCIMTPYQKELPRVFYLMLPFQVPTWILLGFGTFILLIVILIIEAVYGRTSGSLRMFQNAVFKVWRIITQQLDSGPELEVNRCIIVVHLLAIVLFLLILSLYQSGLSSFYIKSISTRQIDTPEDLEMSKYQILVKPKTLYYLNRFNTFPPNILKKFASDEETIDTDLIQLDPRYGYLPRAEYADVLSGLEQSSLRQFHFSKICARAELFSIMITRNLPFRQILSDMVLWLAATGMMNKWDKDILYESGKAGCLKVNVIFESPLRPLKVDELYVVWIIYGFGMSACIIVFLVEKCWKGVIVLHE, from the coding sequence atgaaactaaaTGGATTTTCTTCATTAGCAACATCGCTACTCCTTTTGGAAGTTACCGCAGTATCCGCGTTGAAGCTGGAGGACATCTTAGTTGAACTAAATGAAATACAACAATTCCGGACAATTCTGTACTACTCGGTCCCAGATAACATCAGTCCAATCGTGGATAATATTCCAAAACTTGTCGTGGATCATACCTTTGAAAATGTGTCCCTAAAAAGTCAACTCAGTTCTAACCTGTTGTCACTGGTCTTCATAACACCAGCAAACAAGGAAGCGGTCCTTGAAGCGTTGCGAAGAATCTTGAGGCGGAATTTGTTATCCCCCATTGTTTTCCATTTCATTGCAGATACTTTATCCAAAGATGATTTAGACAAGTTCGTTGCACAGTTACGTGAAGAAAGGATGTTCAACAGTTTAGTGTTGACAAACAATCGCCTGTACACATTCAACCTTTATCCCAGGACTGCCATTAGGGAGGTGACACCAACGGAGTCAATCAGACTGGCTCTGACGGAGAAGTTGTCGAACCTTCATGGAACAGAAGTTAGAGTTGTACGTATCACCGATATATCGACAAGTGTGCAGTACCTGGACAAAGACGGGAACCTTCAATATGGAGGAATATTCATGAAGACCATCCTTGCATTCATCAAAAAATACAATGGGACATTTGTCGACCACATTGCGAACCCTCCAGAATTTAGTTTCATAGAGGATTCCTTGGATAATGGAGAATTTGATATCTTCACAATGATGGGATTGGGTTACGGTGGTGAGGAAGTCATGACGTATCCTTTACCAGTACTTGCAACATGCATTATGACGCCATATCAAAAGGAACTTCCCAGAGTTTTCTATCTCATGTTACCATTTCAAGTGCCCACTTGGATTCTATTGGGCTTTGGAACTTTTATTCTCCTCATCGTTATTTTGATTATTGAAGCTGTTTATGGCAGGACTAGTGGCTCATTGAGGATGTTCCAAAATGCGGTCTTTAAAGTTTGGAGAATAATCACTCAACAGCTGGACTCCGGGCCTGAACTGGAGGTAAATCGATGCATAATCGTAGTACATCTTCTGGCCATTGTCctgtttttgttaattttgagcCTTTACCAAAGCGGTTTGAGCAGTTTTTACATCAAATCAATTTCCACTAGACAGATCGACACTCCAGAGGATCTCGAGATGAGTAAATATCAAATTTTGGTGAAGCCGAAGACGTTATATTATCTGAATCGCTTCAACACATTCCCTCCGAACATTTTGAAGAAATTCGCCTCTGACGAGGAAACCATCGATACAGATCTAATTCAACTGGACCCAAGATATGGTTATCTACCACGAGCAGAATACGCGGACGTTCTATCTGGATTGGAGCAGTCTTCATTGAGACAGTTTCATTTCAGCAAAATCTGTGCAAGAGCTGAATTGTTCAGCATTATGATTACACGGAACTTACCATTCAGACAGATCCTTTCTGATATGGTCCTTTGGCTTGCGGCCACTGGTATGATGAATAAGTGGGATAAGGATATCTTGTATGAAAGTGGGAAGGCAGGTTGTCTCAAGGTTAACGTAATATTTGAGAGtcctttgagaccattgaaagtTGACGAACTGTATGTAGTTTGGATTATTTATGGGTTTGGAATGAGTGCCTGCATTATTGTGTTCCTTGTTGAGAAATGCTGGAAGGGTGTAATCGTTTTGCATGAATAG
- the LOC119653368 gene encoding uncharacterized protein LOC119653368, with product MDLQEVITELNRIEEIRTVLYFLNDVEEETEQIILKHSNPLIETIPKLILKDASRGVTIKDKYNEDTLSIIFATIRTKRTVLEAVKGALNGNVRSRVIFYLRMEGFFEETLKEVFTCLWHHRMFKSLVIWNNRTFTFIPYPDIKIAEVTSVKSLSSVFSKKVVNLQRNPVNVITNLGPAAFIKYVDRNGKLRYGGPFLKVILEFIEKLNGTFFDYDGKFNGFTEIRALFGRREVDIMSVMVMGYAQNDELTYPIKGDTACILLPYQKELPRVYYLILPFQKSSWLLVGSGIMFLFIIAGATELLSGRKFTSLLQEAFFRVVRIVIQQIHFDRPLTSRWMTIIHILGVIHFMLLLSLYQSGLSSFYTKSIAGKQIDIAEDLARTQYRILINSDILDYIRRVNIFPQNIVQRFSTTKAPLSGNPSKIDMKFGYFVGTEYMTIFNELERQYSKKYFHNSKMCAVTTLACIMIQKDYPFKESFNDVILRLTAGGFIYKWQKDIVYENKEAGYINMTLTTENLLRPLIFDELFAVWIIYTIGILLSIITFGVEKLWELINELK from the coding sequence ATGGACCTTCAAGAAGTTATTACAGAATTGAACAGAATAGAAGAGATTCGAACGGTTTTGTATTTTCTTAATGATGTGGAGGAAGAAACGGAACAGATTATTTTAAAGCATTCAAACCCTCTTATTGAGACCATTCCGAAACTTATACTCAAAGATGCTTCACGGGGagtgactataaaagataaatacaACGAAGATACTTTGTCCATAATTTTCGCCACAATCCGGACAAAAAGAACTGTCCTGGAAGCAGTGAAAGGAGCTTTAAACGGTAATGTTCGGTCAAgagttattttttatttacgcATGGAGGGTTTTTTCGAGGAGACCCTGAAGGAGGTCTTCACCTGTTTGTGGCATCATCGGATGTTTAAGAGTCTCGTCATCTGGAACAATCGCACGTTCACATTCATCCCGTATCCTGACATAAAGATTGCAGAGGTCACATCAGTAAAATCTCTGAGCTCAGTTTTCTCAAAGAAAGTAGTCAACCTTCAGAGAAATCCCGTGAACGTCATCACGAATTTGGGCCCAGCAGCCTTTATCAAATATGTGGATCGTAATGGAAAGTTGCGATATGGTGGTCCCTTTCTAAAGGTCATTCtcgaatttattgaaaaactaAATGGAACATTTTTCGATTACGACGGCAAATTTAATGGTTTCACTGAGATAAGGGCTTTATTTGGTCGGAGGGAGGTCGATATCATGTCAGTTATGGTGATGGGGTATGCGCAGAATGATGAGTTGACATATCCCATAAAAGGCGATACAGCGTGCATCCTGTTGCCGTATCAAAAGGAACTGCCAAGGGTGTATTATCTAATATTGCCTTTCCAAAAGTCCAGTTGGCTTCTGGTAGGCAGTGGAATTATGTTTTTATTCATAATTGCGGGAGCTACGGAACTTTTGAGTGGCAGGAAATTTACTTCTTTGCTTCAGGAAGCATTCTTTCGGGTCGTCCGGATAGTCATCCAACAGATACATTTCGATAGACCGCTGACGAGTCGGTGGATGACAATAATTCATATACTAGGAGTTATCCACTTTATGCTTCTTCTGAGCCTTTATCAAAGCGGCTTGAGCAGTTTCTACACCAAATCAATCGCCGGCAAACAAATCGACATTGCCGAGGATCTAGCTAGAACCCAGTACCGAATATTGATCAACTCTGATATATTGGATTATATTCGCCGCGTCAATATTTTCCCCCAGAATATTGTCCAACGTTTCTCAACAACTAAGGCTCCGCTATCTGGGAATCCCAGCAAAatagatatgaaatttggttatTTTGTCGGAACGGAATATATGACCATTTTCAATGAGCTAGAGAGACAATACTCGAAAAAGTACTTTCATAACAGCAAAATGTGCGCAGTTACGACTCTCGCTTGTATCATGATTCAAAAGGACTACCCATTCAAGGAATCCTTTAATGATGTGATACTTCGGCTAACTGCTGGCGGCTTCATTTATAAGTGGCAAAAGGATATTGTgtacgaaaacaaggaagcagGATATATAAATATGACCCTGACAACTGAAAACCTCCTCAGACCTTTGATTTTCGATGAATTGTTTGCGGTTTGGATTATTTATACAATCGGTATCCTTCTGAGCATTATTACCTTTGGTGTAGAGAAACTATGGGAACTaataaatgaattaaaataa